From Bacteroidales bacterium, one genomic window encodes:
- a CDS encoding polysaccharide biosynthesis tyrosine autokinase has protein sequence MEIEEQKQYTSQEENVNQITLRDILNIFWINRMWFILSIIVCLAIACLYILRTPKTYSRSATVLVKEQKKGGMSGSSAAMFQDIGMFNFNNDVNNELIVFQATKLMRNVVNKLNLTVDYVAKSGLKKLNLYTESPFQIYFLDAGPDMSFSFEAKKINASTIRISDFYQKPDKMNILHAPAMNVRTYDTVNSPVGRIVVIPTEEFVDKKSSGKLIYVYKKNFDRTVIGYQQKVSVSLANKQASILYLSINDVSIKRAEDVLNALIDAYNEDALADKNKVSLNTSNFINDRLSVIDKELGNVDSDIASFKSSNKLTDVQTETGGYVQEGNEYKKTSLGIENQLSMARYIQDYLANSRNRNALIPANVGFDQALEQQISTYNTTMLQRDKLMAGSSMSNPLVANLTAQLEPMRRSIVSSVNNLVSSLTIQVRNVRSREAATIGKVAAIPEQQKYLISVERQQKIKEELYLYLLNKREENELNLAMSESNIRVIDNAKGSMIPIAPKTNIILLIALVLGFAIPAGIFWLLDTLDVYVRNKKDVEDATDAPFLGEIPRKENLEDRSIVVRAAGRDSISEAFRIIRTNMDFMNAGKTGKQVIMFTSANPGSGKTFVSTNLAVSFAQADKKIILIDTDIRKGTLETMVKKSSTNITSSVGLTNYLSGKIDDVSKVITRGAFNSKLDVIFSGPIPPNPTELLMTDKLGKLVEELKKSYDYIFLDNVPVGVVADASIVNKLCDISIYIIRAGSMDRRQLPDVNKLYKEGALKGMCIILNATEYKKNGYGYGYGYGYGYGYGYGYGYGYGAETEQSHHHRSRFQKAVDTILGRHHHHAH, from the coding sequence GTAAATCAGATTACCCTGCGTGATATTCTGAATATTTTCTGGATAAACAGAATGTGGTTTATCCTCTCTATAATTGTCTGTCTTGCAATCGCTTGTCTTTATATTTTAAGAACGCCAAAGACATACTCAAGATCAGCGACAGTGCTAGTTAAAGAGCAAAAGAAGGGCGGTATGTCAGGGTCTTCAGCCGCAATGTTCCAAGATATAGGAATGTTCAATTTTAACAATGACGTTAATAATGAACTGATCGTTTTCCAGGCTACCAAGCTAATGCGTAATGTTGTAAATAAGTTAAATCTTACGGTTGATTATGTGGCCAAGTCCGGGCTTAAAAAATTAAACTTGTACACAGAGTCTCCGTTCCAAATTTATTTCTTGGATGCAGGGCCTGATATGTCTTTTTCTTTTGAGGCAAAAAAAATAAATGCCAGTACAATAAGAATTTCTGACTTTTACCAGAAGCCAGACAAAATGAACATTCTCCATGCCCCCGCAATGAATGTAAGAACTTATGATACTGTTAATTCCCCTGTCGGGAGAATAGTAGTCATTCCAACTGAAGAATTTGTTGACAAAAAAAGTTCTGGCAAATTGATATATGTCTACAAGAAAAATTTTGACAGAACAGTTATAGGATACCAACAAAAAGTATCTGTTTCACTTGCAAATAAACAAGCATCTATTTTATACTTAAGCATTAATGATGTTTCTATAAAGAGAGCAGAGGATGTTTTAAATGCTTTGATTGATGCCTACAATGAGGATGCTTTGGCTGATAAAAACAAAGTATCTCTTAACACATCCAATTTTATCAACGACAGATTAAGTGTGATTGACAAGGAGTTGGGGAATGTTGATTCAGATATAGCAAGTTTCAAGAGCAGCAATAAATTAACTGATGTTCAAACAGAAACCGGCGGATATGTACAAGAAGGAAATGAATATAAAAAGACCAGCCTGGGCATTGAAAACCAATTGAGCATGGCCAGATATATTCAAGATTATTTGGCTAATTCCAGAAATCGCAATGCGCTTATCCCTGCCAATGTTGGATTCGACCAAGCTCTTGAGCAACAGATATCTACTTACAATACTACAATGTTGCAGAGAGATAAGCTGATGGCAGGAAGCAGCATGAGCAACCCTCTTGTTGCAAATTTGACCGCACAGCTAGAACCGATGAGACGCAGCATTGTAAGTTCTGTTAATAATCTTGTAAGCTCTCTTACAATACAAGTCAGAAATGTAAGGAGCAGAGAGGCCGCAACAATAGGAAAAGTCGCCGCTATTCCAGAGCAGCAAAAATATTTGATTTCCGTTGAAAGACAACAGAAAATCAAGGAAGAGCTTTACTTGTATTTGCTGAACAAACGTGAAGAAAATGAACTTAATCTGGCAATGAGCGAGAGCAATATCAGGGTGATAGATAATGCTAAAGGTTCTATGATTCCTATTGCTCCAAAAACTAATATTATTCTGCTTATTGCATTAGTTCTTGGATTTGCAATTCCAGCAGGAATATTCTGGCTATTAGATACTTTGGATGTTTATGTCCGCAATAAAAAGGATGTGGAGGACGCAACGGACGCACCATTCCTTGGAGAGATTCCGCGCAAAGAAAATTTGGAAGACAGGTCTATTGTTGTACGTGCTGCCGGACGTGACTCCATCTCTGAGGCATTCAGAATAATCCGTACTAATATGGACTTTATGAATGCCGGGAAGACGGGCAAGCAGGTTATCATGTTTACATCTGCAAACCCAGGCAGCGGAAAAACATTTGTCTCAACTAACCTGGCAGTAAGCTTTGCACAAGCCGATAAGAAAATTATTTTGATAGATACAGATATCAGAAAAGGCACATTGGAGACAATGGTTAAAAAGTCTTCAACCAATATTACTAGTTCCGTTGGACTTACAAATTATTTAAGCGGCAAGATTGACGATGTCAGCAAAGTAATTACCAGGGGTGCGTTTAACAGCAAACTAGATGTTATATTTTCCGGCCCTATTCCGCCAAATCCTACGGAACTTCTTATGACGGACAAACTTGGAAAATTAGTTGAAGAACTTAAAAAGAGTTATGACTATATCTTCCTTGACAATGTCCCTGTTGGAGTTGTAGCTGATGCAAGTATTGTCAATAAGCTTTGTGATATTTCTATCTATATCATTCGCGCAGGTTCAATGGACCGCAGACAGTTGCCGGATGTCAACAAGCTATATAAGGAGGGAGCCCTTAAGGGTATGTGTATTATCCTTAATGCAACCGAGTACAAGAAGAATGGATATGGATACGGCTACGGTTACGGTTACGGATATGGTTACGGATATGGATATGGCTACGGGTACGGAGCTGAAACTGAGCAAAGCCACCATCATCGGAGCAGATTTCAAAAAGCCGTTGATACTATTTTAGGCAGGCACCACCACCACGCTCATTAG